One genomic region from Amaranthus tricolor cultivar Red isolate AtriRed21 chromosome 12, ASM2621246v1, whole genome shotgun sequence encodes:
- the LOC130828613 gene encoding uncharacterized protein LOC130828613, whose amino-acid sequence MKLRMVQWIDNVNHTAVSEEEIRKLGDTMKDLLSTIFDDKMQATHVIPLWKMERVPTDWKMTARTNIESDVFMMMSMLFFEGTVDFQCPILNAATLRHVARVKIAGSLLLSDLNKQRSKVLEELSNFKDKRRSIAKQVSIRRLKIR is encoded by the exons ATGAAGTTAAGAATGGTTCAATGGATAGACAATGTGAACCATACTGCTGTTTCagaagaagaaattagaaaGCTCGGTGACACTATG AAAGATTTGTTGTCAACAATTTTTGATGATAAGATGCAAGCTACTCATGTTATTCCATTATGGAAAATGGAACGAGTTCCCACCGATTGGAAAATGACTGCTAGGACAAACATTGAAAGTGATGTATTTATGATGATGAGCATGCTGTTTTTCGAGGGAACAGTTGATTTCCAGTGTCCAATATTGAATGCA gcTACATTGAGACATGTGGCAAGAGTTAAGATTGCCGGATCTTTATTGTTATCTGATTTGAACAAACAAAGATCCAAAGTTTTAGAAGAGCTGTCCAATTTTAAAGATAAAAGACGCTCCATTGCCAAACAAGTTTCTATCAGAAGATTAAAGATTCGTTAA
- the LOC130828614 gene encoding protein FAR1-RELATED SEQUENCE 5-like, with protein MEDLQKVLNVEDSPKTSNNEKELSEGTQTPRTITQVTPNGSTLWIPHCEFDKKPFVGMAFENLEKALDFYGKYAEICGFDIRSSTTYKKKGIVFLKYFVCSREGIIKPNPKKSADVVARYKRSTKRIGCKARLILKYDIAKRTYHVLKFEEAHNHCLVSPTSRQFLLGNRKMTLLHKNFISKNARVNIGPVKSFRLFKENVGSYENVGVTMQDFKNFHRDLKAYIKGDDGKMLIENFIRKRDIYTGFYFDYALDEEDHISRLFWADAISRKNYCLFGEMVTFDCTYNTNKYSMVLAPFTGVDHHKSCITFGIGLLAKEDSESFEWLFRTFLHCMGECMPTYLITDQDPAMKIAIKNVFPHTIHKLCMWHIMSKVTDKVGPELNKNEDFLKELNGCVWNIDQEEDEFEEKWEGIMTKYNLQTDKWFTSIFSIRDQWIPAYFRDIPLGGILRTTSRSESVNSFFNHFSNPHMTLVEFYMSYESAMDAQSTNKISSMLNHFTQTHNIKHHCRLKNMPVNIEKNESVESITVLDSTVSKMYKVNFILGSSIDELKVDCDCKLFKRIGILCSHAICVMSARQITQIPKQYVLDRWTKLALKKPIFDLHGNLIEESKKCNNVGKLLGEVWCEIFNCVGLAQRSESDLQSLLQNLKDISRKLEESDDVRVDITKEQQIELLVGTSSSSTMEIQNPIQSKNKGKSRNCPSTKDTPLKLLSSVHLTGYAHGCSAGFIASSLLVDAQRFRNISCYCNFRIPTCC; from the exons ATGGAAGATTTACAAAAAGTGCTAAATGTGGAAGATTCACCAAAAACTtccaacaatgaaaaagaattgtcagaag GGACTCAAACTCCAAGAACTATTACACAAGTTACCCCAAATGGTTCAACCCTGTGGATTCCTCATTGTGAGTTTGATAAAAAGCCATTTGTTGGTATGGCTTTTGAAAACTTAGAGAAAGCCTTAGATTTTTATGGTAAATATGCTGAAATTTGCGGTTTTGATATACGTTCATCTACTACCTACAAAAAAAAgggtattgtttttttaaaatattttgtttgtagTAGGGAGGGTATCATAAAACCTAACCCTAAGAAAAGTGCAGATGTTGTTGCACGTTATAAGAGATCAACCAAAAGAATTGGTTGTAAAGCTagattgattttgaaatatgaCATAGCGAAGAGAACATACCATGTTTTAAAATTCGAAGAGGCGCACAATCATTGTCTAGTTAGCCCTACATCGCGTCAATTTTTATTGGGTAATAGGAAAATGACTTTgttgcacaaaaatttcatatctAAGAATGCACGGGTTAATATAGGACCGGTCAAATCCTTTAGATTGTTTAAGGAAAATGTCGGGAGTTATGAGAATGTGGGAGTGACAATgcaagattttaagaatttccaTAGGGATTTGAAAGCATATATCAAAGGAGATGATGGGAAGATGTTGATCGAGAATTTTATCAGAAAAAGAGATATTTACACggggttttattttgattatgctttagATGAGGAGGACCACATATCACGTTTattttgggccgatgcgataagtagaaagaattattgtttatttggagAAATGGTTACTTTTGATTGTACTTATAACACCAATAAGTATAGCATGGTTTTAGCCCCTTTTACCGGAGTAGATCATCATAAGTCTTGTATTACATTTGGTATAGGTTTATTAGCTAAGGAAGATAGTGAATCTTTTGAGTGGTTATTTAGAACTTTTTTACATTGTATGGGGGAGTGTATGCCAACATATTTGATAACTGATCAAGACCCTGCAATGAAAATTgcgattaaaaatgtatttccacACACAATACACAAACTTTGCATGTGGCACATCATGAGTAAAGTGACTGATAAAGTTGGACCGGAATTGAACAAAAATGAagattttttgaaagaattaaatgggtgtgtgtggaatattgatcaagaagaagatgaatttgaagaaaaatgggAGGGAATTATGACCAAATACAATCTTCAAACAGATAAATGGTTTACTAGTATATTTAGTATACGAGATCAATGGATACCCGCATATTTTAGGGATATCCCATTGGGGGGGATTTTGAGAACTACATCCCGATCGGAAAGTGTTAATAGTTTCTTCAACCACTTTTCAAACCCTCACAtgacacttgttgaattttatatgaGTTATGAAAGTGCAATGGATGCACAGAGTACAAACAAGATAAGCTCAATGCTGAATCACTTCACACAAACCCACAATATAAAACACCATTGCCGATTGAAAAACATGCCGGTGAA TATTGAAAAGAATGAAAGTGTGGAAAGTATAACTGTTTTGGACTCAACGGTAAGTAAGATGTACAAGGTGAATTTTATACTGGGAAGTTCGATTGACGAGTTGAAGGTAGATTGTGATTGCAAGTTATTTAAACGGATAGGAATATTATGTTCCCATGCGATTTGTGTTATGAGTGCAAGACAAATAACACaaataccaaagcaatatgttttaGATCGTTGGACGAAGCTAGCATTAAAGAAGCCTATTTTTGATTTGCATGGGAATCTGATTGAAGAGAGCAAAAAGTGTAACAACGTGGGGAAGTTGTTGGGGGAAGTTTGGTGTGAAATATTCAATTGTGTAGGTTTAGCTCAACGGAGTGAGAGTGATTTACAATCACTTTTACAAAACCTAAAAGATATTAGTAGAAAATTGGAGGAAAGTGATGATGTGAGGGTGGACATTACTAAAGAGCAACAAATCGAATTGTTAGTAGGCACAAGTTCATCTTCGACAATGGAAATACAAAACCCAATCCAATCaaagaacaaaggaaaaag TCGAAATTGCCCATCAACAAAAGATACCCCACTTaag ctactgtcttctgtaCATTTGACTGGTTATGCACACGGATGTTCTGCTGGATTCATAGCATCCTCCTTACTAGTGGATGCACAAAGGTTTAGGAACATCAGCTGTTACTGCAATTTTAGGATTCCTACATGCTGCTAA